The Pelotomaculum isophthalicicum JI genomic interval CACAAAGCAAATGTATTTTAAAATTTAATAATTTATTCTAGTTGGAATATTTATTCCCTTCATATTTTTCAAAAAATATTTATATTGTTTATTTATCTAATTATAAATATGAGCCACAAGGCAGGACACTACTTTCAAAAAAAATTTTATTCCTTTATAATGGAGCTAACATCAGTATCGCGCAAACATCTCCCACAGAAATCAGCAATCTCTATTCTAACCGATAGGGAGGTAACAACTTGCATAATCGTCTGCGGGATAATCACGGTTTTACGTTTGTTGAAGTAATGATGGCCTTGGCGGCTATCGGCATGATCATGCTGGCGTTCGTTTCCTACATAGGGACGCACAGTAAAGTTGATACTGATAATTTAGACCAGCTAAGAATGTCGGAACTGGCGGTTTCAATAACAGAGGGAATTAAAGGCGGCGCCGGCATATGCCCGACCGACGGGAGTATTATAGATCCTGTCGGCTACCCTCTTAACACGCCCGCGCCTGATCAAAATTATGCCGTCCGGTGCTACGAAAGTCCGGCCCTCCCCTCAGGCTCAGCATTAAAGGTCGTTGTCGGACCGACCGGGTCTGACCCGAACAATAATTCAGACAAATACACGCTAGTGAGCTGGTTACCGGATTCTGTTGCCTCAACTCCCATTGCGCAACTTATGATAACCCCCGCCGCGCCGTCCTGCCGGGTTGGTGAAACCACTCAATTAACCGTAAATCTCCTGGATAACATCAGTCAACTATATACAATCACAAATGCCCCGGGCATTACCTATACCTCCAGTGATACTAATGTAATAACGGTAAACAACGGTCTTTTAACCGGAACAGGAGCGGGAAGCGCGGTTATCACGGTTAGTTACACTATTGGAAATACAACTTTTTCAAACCACGTAACAGTAAATGTTACAAGTGAAACAGTGACAGACCCCTTTATCAGTTACTTGGTCAATAATAATGTTTTTGTATACGGAAGCCAATTCGCATTTGAGGGCGGCAATGTCAACGGGTCCAACGCCACAATGGTGGTTCAGGGAAACCTGGACGGCAATCAGCTTAACGGGGGTGCCGTTCTCAATGTTTCAAATATTTATATCAACGGATATTGCAGCATAGATGGAGGTAGCGCTGATTTAGGCTCAGGTTCAAATCCCGGCTCCATTTACGTGAACGGCAATTTAGATTTACTAAGCGGCACACGGGATATTTACGGTAACGTATATGTCAACGGCAATTTTAGTTTAAAGGACGCTCATATTCACGGCAATGTATATGTCAACGGAAATGTTGCGTTATACTGGACGCCTGTATTAGACGCCAACGCAAGAATTTATTACACCGGCTCGCTGACTTATCCGAATAAATACCCCGCAAGCATTATTGTAAAATGCATTCATCAGGCAAGTGTCCCTACTTTTACCATGCCTAATTACGCCATACCACCTTTAAAACCCGATTCCTGGTATGCGGCGAACGGATATGTGCCGGGTGGGAACCTGGCCAATAATATAAAAATATTCGCCGATAGTTACTCTTTCCATGATTGGCGCACCTATAACAACGTAATCATTGTCAGCAAAGGCGACATTAATTTGACCGGTAATATTACTGTCACAGGAGTATTATTCGCGCCAAACGGAAGGGTGACTTTTGACGGGGCATCCTTTACGGGGGTAGTTATCGCCAAAAACGGTTTTGATGTGACAAGTGGCGGCTCCACAATAACTTTTGTTAATATCAGCAACTATATCAACAATGTTGCCGATTATCCTTTCCAGTAAAAAATGTTGTGGCAGGTGTTTATATTTTGGCAAATACCTTTAAGTATAGAAACATAAATAAAAACAGCGGTTTTAC includes:
- a CDS encoding prepilin-type N-terminal cleavage/methylation domain-containing protein, with amino-acid sequence MHNRLRDNHGFTFVEVMMALAAIGMIMLAFVSYIGTHSKVDTDNLDQLRMSELAVSITEGIKGGAGICPTDGSIIDPVGYPLNTPAPDQNYAVRCYESPALPSGSALKVVVGPTGSDPNNNSDKYTLVSWLPDSVASTPIAQLMITPAAPSCRVGETTQLTVNLLDNISQLYTITNAPGITYTSSDTNVITVNNGLLTGTGAGSAVITVSYTIGNTTFSNHVTVNVTSETVTDPFISYLVNNNVFVYGSQFAFEGGNVNGSNATMVVQGNLDGNQLNGGAVLNVSNIYINGYCSIDGGSADLGSGSNPGSIYVNGNLDLLSGTRDIYGNVYVNGNFSLKDAHIHGNVYVNGNVALYWTPVLDANARIYYTGSLTYPNKYPASIIVKCIHQASVPTFTMPNYAIPPLKPDSWYAANGYVPGGNLANNIKIFADSYSFHDWRTYNNVIIVSKGDINLTGNITVTGVLFAPNGRVTFDGASFTGVVIAKNGFDVTSGGSTITFVNISNYINNVADYPFQ